A part of Desulfofundulus salinus genomic DNA contains:
- a CDS encoding FecCD family ABC transporter permease codes for MGLPVEVGGPGPGADISAIKTAYSRHIGRKILLVGVLLGLTGATALVATAVGAAGISVADVWRVILSHLGVPVTLESDLAETVVWEIRLPRILLATITGMSLAGAGAVMQGVLRNPLVSPYTMGLSSGAAFGAALAIVLGTGLVGGNYLEVSRWLIVTNAFIFGGLTTLLAFSLARFKGMAPETLVLGGVAVGYLFQAGVSLLKYISNNDALKELVVWLMGGFWGADWQTVMLLTPVVLFCMAGLLLYAWDLNVLGAGEEVAASLGINVGRLRVYTLALATLAAAATVAFTGIIGFVCLVGPHICRMLVGSDNRFLIPCSCLMGAVLLLLADTLARTIIAPTEIPVGIITALMGSPFFIYLLIKKKRQWWG; via the coding sequence ATGGGTTTACCCGTCGAAGTAGGCGGCCCTGGTCCGGGAGCAGATATAAGTGCCATTAAAACGGCATATTCCCGCCACATTGGCCGGAAAATCCTTCTGGTCGGTGTTTTGCTCGGCTTAACCGGTGCTACTGCCCTGGTGGCTACCGCGGTGGGAGCAGCCGGGATAAGTGTGGCGGACGTCTGGCGGGTGATTCTTTCCCATCTGGGTGTGCCGGTAACCCTGGAAAGTGATCTGGCAGAGACGGTGGTCTGGGAGATCCGCCTCCCCCGCATTCTGCTGGCCACCATCACCGGGATGAGCCTGGCCGGGGCCGGGGCGGTGATGCAGGGGGTGCTGCGCAACCCCCTGGTCTCGCCCTACACGATGGGGCTTTCCAGCGGCGCGGCCTTTGGGGCGGCCCTGGCCATCGTGCTGGGGACGGGCCTGGTGGGCGGGAACTACCTCGAAGTATCGCGGTGGCTCATCGTTACCAACGCCTTCATCTTCGGGGGGTTGACCACACTCCTGGCTTTCTCCCTGGCCCGGTTCAAGGGTATGGCACCCGAAACGCTGGTTCTGGGCGGGGTGGCCGTGGGCTATCTCTTCCAGGCAGGGGTATCGCTTTTAAAATACATTTCCAATAACGATGCCTTAAAGGAACTCGTCGTCTGGCTGATGGGCGGCTTCTGGGGGGCGGACTGGCAGACTGTGATGCTGCTTACTCCGGTGGTGCTGTTCTGTATGGCCGGACTGCTCCTGTACGCCTGGGATCTCAACGTGCTGGGGGCCGGTGAGGAGGTGGCGGCCAGTCTGGGAATTAACGTGGGGCGCCTGAGGGTTTATACCCTGGCTCTGGCTACCCTCGCTGCTGCAGCGACGGTGGCCTTCACCGGCATCATCGGGTTTGTCTGCCTGGTGGGGCCGCACATCTGCCGGATGCTTGTGGGCAGCGACAACCGGTTTTTGATCCCCTGCTCCTGCCTGATGGGAGCGGTGCTCCTGCTTCTGGCCGATACCCTGGCGCGGACCATCATTGCGCCCACGGAAATTCCGGTGGGGATTATCACCGCCCTGATGGGCTCCCCCTTCTTCATTTACCTGCTAATTAAGAAAAAGCGGCAGTGGTGGGGGTAG
- a CDS encoding transposase — protein sequence MSGVSFCPVGWREIDELGDLERLVLVLEYLPDEELMQKLERERGHGRNDYPVRAVWNSILAGVVFQHTSIESLRRELKRNAQLRELCGFDPVRGEDAVPPSYVYSRMLVKLMQNADEVEKIFTRLVDEISTLLPDFGRVLALDSKAIHSLARGKKRDEEEKVQRPDGRRDTDADFGKKTYRGRRKDGTLWEKVVSWFGYKLHLIVDAVYELPVGFTVTRASASDVKEGHKLIERVAEQHPEIMERCDALAADKGYDDGKLIVKLWDEYQIKPVIDIRNLRHDGEETRLVTGKENIVYDYCGTVYCHCPETNKRREMAFGGFEKDRETLKYRCPARHYGVKCRGMEQCSARGGVRIPLAEDRRVFTPLARSSYKWKATYKKRT from the coding sequence ATGTCTGGTGTTTCTTTTTGCCCTGTCGGGTGGCGGGAAATTGACGAACTGGGTGATTTGGAACGCCTGGTCCTGGTTCTCGAATATCTACCCGACGAGGAACTCATGCAAAAGCTGGAGCGAGAACGTGGGCACGGCCGCAACGATTACCCGGTACGGGCGGTCTGGAACTCAATCCTGGCCGGGGTCGTATTTCAACACACGTCTATTGAAAGTCTGCGGCGGGAACTTAAGCGGAATGCCCAGTTACGTGAACTATGTGGGTTTGATCCGGTTCGGGGGGAGGATGCCGTTCCACCTTCTTATGTGTACAGCCGCATGTTAGTAAAGCTGATGCAGAACGCCGATGAAGTGGAAAAAATATTTACGCGTCTGGTGGATGAAATAAGTACCCTGTTGCCGGATTTTGGGCGGGTGCTGGCCCTGGACAGTAAAGCTATTCACAGTCTGGCCCGGGGCAAAAAGCGGGATGAAGAAGAAAAGGTCCAAAGACCTGATGGGCGCCGCGATACCGATGCTGACTTTGGCAAGAAAACGTACCGTGGGCGCAGAAAAGACGGTACCCTGTGGGAAAAAGTAGTTTCCTGGTTTGGCTACAAACTTCATCTGATAGTTGATGCTGTTTATGAACTACCCGTAGGGTTTACGGTAACAAGAGCATCAGCCAGTGACGTGAAAGAGGGGCATAAGCTGATTGAACGGGTGGCCGAACAACATCCGGAGATTATGGAACGCTGTGACGCATTAGCGGCGGATAAAGGCTATGATGACGGTAAACTAATCGTGAAACTGTGGGACGAATACCAGATCAAACCCGTGATTGACATTCGTAATCTAAGGCATGATGGCGAAGAGACACGGCTTGTGACCGGTAAAGAGAACATCGTTTACGACTACTGTGGAACGGTTTATTGCCACTGTCCCGAAACAAATAAACGTCGCGAGATGGCTTTCGGGGGATTTGAAAAGGACCGGGAAACCTTGAAATATCGGTGTCCGGCCCGGCATTACGGGGTGAAGTGCCGGGGAATGGAGCAGTGTTCCGCAAGGGGTGGAGTGCGTATTCCCCTGGCAGAGGACCGGCGGGTCTTCACGCCCTTAGCGCGGTCCAGTTACAAATGGAAGGCAACCTATAAAAAGCGTAC
- a CDS encoding transposase has protein sequence GWREIDELGDLERLVLVLEYLPDEELIQKLERERGHGRNDYPVRAVWNSILAGVVFQHTSVESLRRELKRNAQLRELCGFDPARGEDAVPPSYVYSRMLVKLMQHADEVEKIFTRLVDEISTLLPDFGRVLALDSKAINSLARGKKRDEEEKGRRGW, from the coding sequence GGGTGGCGGGAAATTGACGAACTGGGTGATTTGGAACGCCTGGTCCTGGTTCTCGAATATCTACCCGACGAGGAACTGATACAAAAGCTGGAGCGAGAACGCGGGCACGGCCGCAACGATTACCCGGTACGAGCGGTCTGGAACTCAATCCTGGCCGGGGTCGTATTTCAGCACACGTCTGTTGAGAGCCTGCGGCGGGAACTGAAGCGGAATGCCCAGTTGCGGGAACTATGTGGGTTTGATCCAGCTCGGGGCGAGGATGCCGTTCCACCATCTTATGTATACAGCCGCATGTTAGTAAAGCTGATGCAGCACGCCGATGAAGTGGAAAAAATATTTACGCGGCTGGTGGATGAAATAAGTACCCTGTTACCGGATTTCGGGCGGGTGCTGGCCCTGGACAGCAAAGCTATTAACAGTCTGGCCCGGGGTAAAAAGCGGGATGAAGAAGAAAAGGGGAGACGCGGCTGGTGA
- a CDS encoding ABC transporter substrate-binding protein encodes MNPAHRAVELVIGRYTAHVNGKPVALDMPGKIIDGRTLVPLRFIGESLGAKVDWNETNRTVIIVTGSGSAGSGSAPAPPKRISIKDSQGRTVRVPCPPQRIVSVNSDVTELICALGEEKRIVGVADTAGFPPVVKGKAKVGKAFTPSVEKILALKPDVVFGYGKFLKPEIIAQIERAGVPVVLLDCYKIETMARDIRTLGTILNRQKDAAAYIAYFEKYQKLFSERTKNIPLNKRPRVYLEGYTDYSGTGPGSGGAQMLDCVGGRNICAALRLPYPKVNSEWVVAQNPQVIIKACASSIPSGYGEKPDAMAKKRTEMMRRPGWGKIDAVRQGKVYMLSSEIYTGPRAIVGLAYFAKWIYPDLFRDIDPEAIHKEMLKKFHGIELKGAYAYPEK; translated from the coding sequence ATTAACCCTGCACACAGGGCCGTTGAGCTGGTCATTGGGCGGTATACGGCTCATGTAAACGGTAAACCGGTGGCCCTGGACATGCCGGGGAAGATAATAGACGGCCGCACCCTGGTCCCCCTGCGCTTTATCGGCGAGTCGCTGGGCGCCAAGGTGGACTGGAACGAGACGAATCGCACAGTGATTATTGTTACCGGTAGCGGTAGTGCCGGTAGCGGGAGCGCTCCTGCGCCGCCAAAGCGGATCAGCATTAAAGATTCCCAGGGCCGCACGGTCCGCGTTCCCTGCCCGCCGCAGCGGATCGTCTCGGTGAACTCCGACGTTACCGAACTCATCTGTGCCCTCGGGGAGGAAAAAAGAATTGTTGGCGTCGCGGATACCGCCGGCTTTCCGCCCGTGGTAAAAGGCAAAGCGAAGGTGGGCAAGGCATTCACTCCGAGCGTGGAGAAGATACTGGCGCTGAAACCAGATGTGGTCTTCGGCTACGGGAAGTTCTTGAAGCCGGAGATTATTGCCCAGATTGAGCGGGCGGGTGTACCCGTGGTGCTCCTCGACTGCTACAAGATCGAAACCATGGCGCGGGACATCCGCACCCTGGGGACTATCCTCAACCGCCAGAAAGATGCAGCAGCGTACATTGCTTACTTTGAAAAATACCAGAAACTTTTTAGTGAGAGGACGAAAAACATCCCGCTTAACAAGCGGCCGCGGGTCTACCTCGAGGGCTATACGGATTATTCCGGCACTGGGCCTGGCTCCGGCGGCGCCCAGATGCTGGACTGCGTTGGGGGGAGGAACATCTGCGCGGCGCTGCGGCTGCCCTACCCGAAGGTGAACTCGGAGTGGGTGGTGGCCCAGAACCCGCAGGTAATCATTAAGGCCTGTGCCAGCTCGATCCCCTCCGGTTACGGCGAAAAGCCGGACGCGATGGCCAAAAAACGCACCGAAATGATGCGCCGCCCCGGCTGGGGCAAGATCGACGCCGTGCGTCAGGGGAAAGTTTATATGCTTTCCAGCGAGATTTATACCGGTCCGCGGGCGATCGTCGGCCTGGCCTACTTCGCCAAATGGATTTACCCGGACCTCTTCCGGGACATCGACCCGGAGGCGATTCACAAAGAGATGCTCAAGAAATTTCACGGCATAGAGCTTAAAGGGGCTTATGCTTATCCGGAAAAATAA
- a CDS encoding copper amine oxidase N-terminal domain-containing protein encodes MKRSRLILLIFAVACVLVLASAGTASAATTNSALWCPNVVADGTAQQLGGLYISESNAMSIKPGDWVSITLPSFTELQKITFNFVSSSSYFPQKKDAVSVTFSENTYSVSSAVYSYGEEAALIEDTLGSKILLQAVSRQSIILKVSSVPSERPSTRTFRTYIYFDEVVIKPVAPEELESSDIKVTLDAPSTAGFSSGSVTIGKILTGGGSTITAASPTNITEDGGEIAQITLKEDSPGALKANEDGFPGENTVKLVLSPGFTWDTVTLIPQGGFARGSVDKDFFTERDGRSALYLKISKESSGSPGQIIIKASVKADESFTTARDVKVTYGGTNPGVGGERIAEVTVAKYLVSGSSVAAKSTLDVVAGRANQQIGNFTIAEGMPGDLPKGRLISLTLPEGAKWNRPPTVTREAGNGTLNDTPSIRDDGRTLVYTVKDTSTSRTTFCFKNATVDLALGAPEELTVTVKGPGTSGTVTVAHVQAPVAVSAAGGTVSIGVQEQAVGALTIQENVVGALRARDAAGNRAVVKLTLPSGVRFARTPAVKVTAGDLELDAAGIKLEDNDRTLVIPVKLSSATPVEKQLPAGEQGEGSSGESESTGEAVAEQVGSTVTVQDIFLTLDRTVPAGDITLEVSGSALSETGDLFSSSLNKLTCLLAHCLTPAPVATKAEAVFTIGSKKYRIGSEEKEMDVEPYVKNGRTYAPVRYLALAAGLNDENILWDGSNQTVTLLADKRVVQFKVGQKAYLIQGVPISIDAAPEIVNGRTMLPYRFVAQALGLQAEWNADARQVIIR; translated from the coding sequence ATGAAGCGGTCTCGTTTGATCCTGCTGATTTTTGCCGTGGCGTGCGTCCTGGTTTTAGCCTCAGCCGGTACCGCTTCTGCAGCCACCACAAACTCAGCACTCTGGTGCCCGAACGTGGTCGCGGACGGCACCGCTCAGCAGCTCGGCGGCCTTTACATCAGCGAGAGCAACGCCATGTCCATCAAGCCAGGCGACTGGGTGAGCATCACCCTGCCTTCCTTCACGGAACTCCAGAAAATTACCTTTAATTTCGTTAGCAGCAGTTCCTACTTCCCACAAAAAAAGGATGCGGTTAGCGTAACGTTTTCTGAAAACACCTACAGTGTAAGCTCGGCTGTTTACTCTTACGGTGAGGAGGCCGCATTAATCGAAGACACATTAGGGAGCAAGATCTTGCTTCAGGCCGTAAGCAGGCAGAGCATTATCTTGAAAGTGAGTTCCGTGCCTTCTGAACGGCCTTCGACGAGAACCTTCAGAACCTACATCTACTTCGACGAGGTGGTTATCAAGCCGGTGGCGCCGGAGGAACTGGAATCCTCCGACATTAAAGTCACCCTCGATGCGCCCTCGACCGCCGGCTTCTCTTCCGGTTCGGTGACCATTGGCAAGATCCTCACGGGGGGCGGGAGCACGATTACCGCGGCCTCCCCGACGAACATCACCGAGGACGGCGGGGAGATCGCCCAGATCACCTTGAAGGAGGACTCGCCCGGGGCGCTGAAAGCGAATGAAGATGGCTTCCCCGGCGAAAATACGGTAAAGCTTGTCTTGAGCCCCGGCTTCACCTGGGACACCGTGACCCTCATCCCGCAGGGGGGCTTTGCACGCGGAAGTGTGGATAAAGATTTCTTTACCGAGAGGGACGGCCGCAGCGCCCTCTACCTCAAGATCAGCAAGGAAAGTAGCGGCAGCCCCGGGCAGATTATCATCAAGGCTTCGGTTAAAGCTGACGAGTCCTTCACCACCGCCCGTGACGTGAAGGTCACCTACGGCGGCACCAACCCCGGTGTGGGCGGCGAGAGGATCGCCGAGGTGACGGTGGCGAAGTACCTGGTTTCCGGTTCGAGCGTGGCCGCCAAAAGCACCCTGGACGTGGTGGCCGGCCGGGCCAACCAGCAGATCGGGAACTTCACCATCGCCGAAGGGATGCCGGGGGACCTGCCCAAAGGGAGACTGATCAGCCTTACTCTCCCCGAGGGGGCGAAGTGGAACCGGCCGCCCACCGTCACCCGCGAGGCGGGGAACGGTACTCTCAATGATACTCCCAGCATCCGCGATGACGGGCGGACGCTTGTTTACACCGTTAAAGATACTTCCACTTCGCGCACGACCTTCTGCTTCAAGAACGCCACCGTCGATCTGGCGCTCGGTGCGCCTGAGGAACTGACCGTGACCGTGAAAGGCCCCGGCACCAGCGGTACCGTAACCGTGGCCCACGTCCAGGCGCCGGTTGCGGTTTCTGCCGCGGGCGGGACGGTCAGCATCGGGGTGCAGGAGCAGGCGGTAGGCGCGCTCACCATCCAGGAGAACGTGGTGGGGGCGCTGCGGGCCCGGGATGCAGCCGGCAACCGGGCGGTTGTGAAGCTCACCCTGCCTTCGGGAGTGCGTTTTGCCCGGACACCCGCCGTAAAGGTGACCGCGGGGGACCTGGAACTCGATGCTGCCGGAATCAAGCTGGAGGATAACGACCGGACGCTCGTTATCCCGGTGAAGCTTTCCAGCGCCACACCCGTCGAAAAACAGCTGCCGGCCGGTGAGCAAGGTGAAGGGAGTTCCGGGGAGAGCGAGAGCACCGGTGAGGCGGTTGCCGAACAGGTGGGAAGTACAGTTACTGTGCAGGACATTTTCCTGACCCTGGACCGCACGGTACCGGCAGGCGATATCACCCTTGAAGTAAGTGGCAGCGCCCTTTCCGAAACCGGGGACCTGTTTTCTTCATCACTCAACAAATTGACCTGTTTGCTGGCGCATTGCCTTACACCGGCACCGGTAGCGACAAAGGCAGAAGCGGTCTTCACCATTGGCAGCAAGAAGTACCGCATCGGCAGTGAGGAAAAGGAAATGGACGTGGAGCCTTACGTTAAGAACGGCCGCACCTATGCCCCGGTGAGATACCTTGCCCTGGCTGCCGGGCTGAATGACGAAAACATCCTGTGGGACGGTTCAAATCAGACCGTAACCCTTCTGGCCGACAAGCGGGTGGTCCAGTTCAAGGTGGGGCAAAAGGCCTATCTCATCCAGGGTGTGCCCATCTCTATTGATGCAGCGCCGGAAATAGTCAACGGGCGGACAATGCTACCCTACCGCTTTGTGGCCCAGGCGCTGGGACTGCAGGCAGAGTGGAATGCAGATGCCCGGCAGGTAATTATTCGTTAG
- a CDS encoding ABC transporter ATP-binding protein → MRLQVKGVCFSYGSVSVLEDVTFKVQAGETLGIIGPNGSGKSTLLRCLARVLKPRMGTVFLDGKNLAALRGREVGRYLGYVPPPGTGQAFPCTVLETVLQGRRPHLTWGVSHGDLAAVTRALAYLGLTDLGERQLGELSSGQRQKVLIARALAQEPEVFLLDEPTATLDIRYQLEVLARMRELATEQGRVVVMVLHDLNLASRFSDRMLLLHNGRIVAAGTPKTVLTPENIRVVYGVEAVVTESRWGLQVTPVAPLDMTGTKGTAKVVLAAQG, encoded by the coding sequence GTGCGGCTTCAAGTTAAGGGCGTGTGTTTTTCCTACGGAAGCGTATCAGTTCTGGAAGATGTGACCTTTAAAGTACAGGCCGGCGAGACATTGGGCATTATAGGGCCCAATGGTTCCGGCAAGAGTACCCTTTTGCGCTGCCTGGCCAGGGTGTTGAAGCCGCGTATGGGGACGGTTTTCCTGGACGGGAAAAACCTGGCCGCTCTTCGCGGCCGGGAGGTGGGCCGCTATTTGGGGTACGTGCCCCCACCGGGTACGGGGCAGGCTTTTCCGTGCACCGTACTGGAAACGGTGCTGCAGGGACGCCGTCCCCACCTCACCTGGGGAGTTAGCCATGGCGACCTTGCTGCGGTAACCAGAGCGCTGGCATATTTGGGTTTAACCGACCTGGGGGAGAGGCAGCTCGGTGAACTTTCCAGCGGCCAGCGGCAGAAAGTGCTTATTGCCCGGGCTCTGGCCCAGGAACCCGAGGTTTTTCTGCTGGACGAACCCACGGCGACCCTGGATATACGTTACCAGCTTGAGGTTCTGGCGCGGATGCGGGAACTTGCCACGGAACAGGGGCGGGTGGTGGTAATGGTACTTCACGACCTCAATCTGGCCAGCCGCTTTAGCGATCGTATGTTGTTGCTGCATAACGGGCGTATTGTTGCCGCCGGTACTCCCAAAACGGTGCTTACGCCGGAGAACATTCGTGTTGTATATGGGGTCGAAGCAGTGGTAACAGAGTCCAGGTGGGGCCTGCAGGTGACGCCGGTGGCGCCGCTGGATATGACCGGAACAAAGGGAACGGCAAAGGTAGTTCTGGCTGCTCAGGGATGA
- a CDS encoding ABC transporter ATP-binding protein, whose product MKGAGADTRVQEQPAVMIELKDVVKNYGRITAVAGVSFQVLQGEIFGLLGPNGAGKTTTIRMLTTLTRPTAGELYVAGYPVATCPVEVKKRIGVVPQQNNLERELTGRENLLLHALLHRMPRVERERRIEELLDYVGLSSRADERVQHYSGGMARRLLIARALLHCPPILFLDEPTIGLDPQTRRKIWDLIQLMNRDGMTVLLTTHYIEEADSLCHRVGIIDHGRLIALGTPAELKERLGNYCVEFLNEQGTERHFFATRSEAKAYAQSKDFDTVVRRTNLEDVFVELTGREARELASV is encoded by the coding sequence TTGAAAGGTGCCGGAGCCGATACCCGTGTACAGGAACAGCCGGCGGTAATGATCGAACTGAAGGACGTGGTCAAAAACTACGGCCGTATAACGGCCGTAGCCGGCGTGAGTTTTCAGGTTTTGCAGGGGGAAATCTTTGGCCTTTTAGGCCCCAACGGGGCCGGCAAAACCACCACCATCCGCATGCTCACGACCCTGACCAGGCCTACCGCCGGAGAGCTATATGTGGCCGGTTACCCCGTGGCTACCTGCCCGGTGGAGGTTAAGAAGCGCATCGGCGTGGTGCCCCAGCAAAATAACCTGGAGCGGGAATTAACCGGGCGGGAAAACCTTTTGCTCCATGCCCTGCTGCACAGGATGCCCCGGGTTGAGCGGGAGCGGCGCATTGAGGAGTTGCTGGATTATGTAGGCCTCTCTTCCCGGGCTGATGAACGGGTACAGCATTACTCGGGCGGTATGGCCCGCCGCCTGCTCATTGCCCGGGCCCTGCTGCATTGCCCGCCCATTCTCTTTCTGGATGAGCCGACCATTGGCCTGGACCCCCAGACCCGCCGCAAGATTTGGGATTTAATCCAGTTGATGAACCGGGACGGGATGACCGTACTATTGACAACACATTATATCGAAGAGGCGGACAGCCTGTGTCACCGGGTGGGCATCATTGACCACGGCCGGCTTATCGCCCTGGGGACGCCGGCGGAATTAAAGGAGAGGCTGGGGAATTACTGCGTGGAATTCTTGAACGAACAGGGTACCGAGCGGCATTTCTTCGCCACCCGGAGCGAAGCAAAGGCGTATGCCCAGAGCAAAGATTTTGATACGGTAGTCCGGCGTACCAACCTGGAGGATGTTTTTGTGGAGCTGACCGGCCGTGAAGCAAGGGAACTGGCTTCAGTCTAA
- a CDS encoding ABC transporter permease: MKQGNWLQSKKLSTGEGAPLAGGSFRVWSPLARLDWLPIVLAMGMVWRRRWWRFLIGGLNRPLIILVIFAWNLGDKTATATGSYLGFLVPGLVVMAAVSASYADLVNWFTLRRTFYRVLDEYLLAPISRSSLLIGHVLGAGIKGFLTSLVVFLTASLLIRGFQFSILCFIQLLIICLTFACLAVAVAMVAGGDKDTLMFTNLIVFPMTFFCGTFFPVEQLPGPLECLSWGLPLTTATYNLRALVLTGTGKPGWFFQSLGWLAGLYLVAYLLMKWRLED, from the coding sequence GTGAAGCAAGGGAACTGGCTTCAGTCTAAAAAGTTATCTACCGGTGAGGGTGCCCCCCTGGCCGGGGGCTCTTTCAGAGTCTGGTCGCCTTTAGCCCGTCTGGACTGGCTGCCCATTGTGCTGGCCATGGGGATGGTCTGGCGGCGGCGCTGGTGGCGCTTTCTCATCGGGGGATTGAACAGGCCGCTGATCATTCTGGTTATTTTTGCCTGGAACCTGGGCGATAAGACGGCTACCGCCACCGGCAGTTATCTGGGTTTTCTGGTGCCCGGCCTGGTGGTCATGGCTGCAGTTTCGGCCAGCTATGCCGACCTGGTGAACTGGTTTACCCTGAGGCGTACTTTTTACCGGGTGCTGGACGAGTACCTGCTAGCTCCCATTTCCAGAAGTTCGCTTTTAATCGGGCACGTGCTGGGTGCAGGGATCAAGGGATTTCTTACTTCCCTGGTGGTGTTCCTGACCGCGTCCCTGCTGATCAGGGGTTTCCAGTTTTCCATTCTCTGCTTTATTCAATTATTGATTATCTGCCTCACCTTTGCCTGCCTGGCGGTGGCTGTGGCCATGGTCGCCGGGGGTGATAAAGATACACTGATGTTTACCAACCTGATCGTGTTTCCGATGACCTTTTTCTGCGGCACCTTTTTTCCGGTGGAGCAACTGCCCGGCCCGCTGGAGTGCTTGAGCTGGGGCCTGCCCCTGACGACGGCAACATATAACCTGCGCGCTCTTGTCCTGACCGGTACCGGTAAGCCGGGGTGGTTTTTCCAGAGCCTGGGCTGGCTGGCTGGTCTGTACCTGGTTGCTTACCTCTTAATGAAGTGGCGGCTGGAAGATTAA
- a CDS encoding ABC transporter permease, whose translation MIYWRSKFWLYLATYMLSPMLFLLSFGFGVGRRLQMIMPGGMSYLDFLVPGVVALALFNNGVTSVTVRMFYTRLYFQSFEAYRLAPVSNFSICLGYTLAGAMRGLLAGLIVLIMVFLLVPGLKLNWPFFGAMLLASLCFGTFGVLIGLCLRSFDDQALVSEFILVPVTFLSGTLIPVERLPGFLQHVVWFFPLTPAAELLRTTLTGNGFNWWLAAVLGGWSVVLFTLGWLRLKMLDG comes from the coding sequence ATGATCTACTGGCGGAGCAAGTTCTGGCTCTACCTGGCCACCTACATGCTCTCCCCCATGCTCTTTTTGCTCTCCTTTGGATTCGGGGTGGGGCGTCGGCTGCAGATGATCATGCCCGGAGGGATGAGCTATTTGGACTTTTTAGTGCCGGGCGTGGTGGCCCTGGCTTTGTTCAATAACGGGGTGACATCGGTAACGGTGCGCATGTTCTATACGCGCCTTTACTTCCAGAGTTTTGAAGCCTACCGTTTGGCCCCGGTGAGCAATTTTTCCATTTGCCTGGGCTACACCCTGGCCGGCGCCATGCGTGGCCTTTTAGCCGGTCTGATTGTTCTGATAATGGTGTTCCTGCTTGTCCCTGGTTTAAAGCTAAACTGGCCTTTTTTCGGGGCGATGCTGCTGGCTTCCCTTTGCTTCGGGACTTTTGGCGTGCTCATCGGCCTGTGCCTGCGCTCCTTTGACGACCAGGCCCTGGTCAGTGAATTTATCCTGGTCCCCGTCACCTTTTTAAGTGGTACCCTGATCCCCGTGGAGCGCCTGCCCGGATTCTTACAGCACGTGGTATGGTTTTTCCCCCTTACCCCGGCGGCAGAACTGTTGCGCACCACCCTGACCGGGAACGGATTCAACTGGTGGCTGGCGGCGGTGCTGGGAGGATGGAGTGTTGTTTTGTTTACCCTGGGCTGGCTCAGGCTGAAAATGCTGGATGGCTAA
- a CDS encoding ABC transporter permease has translation MPLFFASNALYPISIMPDWLRVVASVNPLSYMVDFLRGALVTGQLTSWQVDVGVLLVACILATAVGTYLYPRIVA, from the coding sequence ATGCCCTTGTTTTTTGCTTCCAACGCGCTGTATCCCATCTCCATCATGCCCGACTGGCTGCGCGTGGTGGCATCGGTCAACCCGCTAAGCTATATGGTGGACTTCTTGCGTGGCGCCCTTGTTACCGGCCAATTGACCAGCTGGCAGGTTGACGTAGGAGTTTTGCTGGTAGCCTGCATTCTGGCTACAGCAGTGGGCACATACCTTTATCCCAGGATAGTTGCTTGA
- a CDS encoding ABC transporter permease: MESDRFATSVAASVEPAAKSGGTVLQALTDMLVIIEMELRKLRHEPTELFTRAVQPVLWLLIFGQAFSKVRAFDTGGVTYQTYMTPGILSQSVMFTAIFFGLSTIWERDMGILQKFLAMPLPRLALVLGKALAAGVRALSQVTIIFLLAAITGIPLHWHPALLLAAAGVVILGAVFFATLSMIIAAIVKTRERSWVSAS, translated from the coding sequence GTGGAATCAGACAGGTTCGCCACATCAGTCGCCGCCTCGGTTGAACCGGCGGCAAAATCAGGCGGCACAGTGCTGCAGGCACTAACAGACATGCTGGTCATTATTGAAATGGAACTGCGCAAGCTGCGCCACGAACCGACCGAGCTGTTCACCCGGGCCGTGCAGCCTGTGCTCTGGCTGCTGATTTTCGGCCAGGCTTTCAGCAAGGTACGCGCATTTGACACAGGCGGGGTAACTTACCAGACTTATATGACCCCCGGCATTCTCTCGCAGTCGGTGATGTTTACAGCCATCTTCTTTGGTCTTTCGACTATCTGGGAAAGAGATATGGGGATATTGCAAAAGTTTCTGGCCATGCCCCTACCCCGGTTGGCGCTGGTACTGGGCAAGGCTCTGGCAGCCGGAGTACGTGCCTTAAGCCAGGTAACCATTATTTTTCTGCTTGCGGCCATAACCGGCATACCCCTGCACTGGCACCCGGCCCTCCTGTTAGCAGCCGCCGGTGTGGTCATACTGGGAGCCGTATTTTTTGCCACCCTGTCCATGATTATCGCCGCCATTGTTAAAACCCGTGAACGTTCATGGGTATCGGCCAGTTAA